One window of Microbispora sp. ZYX-F-249 genomic DNA carries:
- a CDS encoding PH domain-containing protein gives MTGPLRDPAHPVSRRAIVLWLVEALIGFVLLVGGTAAAAAWLSGAGWPPDVLSEHAWLLPVAVGVVMAPFIVLEPLLRYAVHRWELSGDVVYARAGWLSRQWVFVPVSRIQTVDRAQGWLERLLGLATVEIRTASYAGSSTISGLDDEVAARLAEELARRAEELRDDAT, from the coding sequence GTGACAGGTCCGCTCCGTGACCCGGCCCACCCGGTGTCGCGCCGCGCCATCGTGTTGTGGCTGGTGGAGGCGCTGATCGGCTTCGTCCTGCTGGTCGGCGGGACGGCCGCGGCGGCCGCCTGGCTGAGCGGGGCGGGGTGGCCCCCGGACGTGCTGTCCGAGCACGCCTGGCTGCTCCCGGTCGCCGTCGGCGTGGTCATGGCGCCCTTCATCGTCCTGGAACCCCTGCTGCGGTACGCCGTACACCGATGGGAGCTGTCCGGCGACGTCGTCTACGCGCGGGCGGGGTGGCTGAGCAGGCAGTGGGTCTTCGTCCCGGTGAGCAGGATCCAGACGGTCGACCGCGCGCAGGGGTGGCTCGAACGCCTGCTCGGGCTGGCGACCGTGGAGATCCGCACGGCCTCCTACGCCGGCTCGTCCACGATCTCCGGGCTGGACGACGAGGTCGCGGCGCGCCTCGCGGAGGAGCTCGCCCGGCGGGCCGAGGAGCTCAGGGACGACGCCACATGA
- a CDS encoding ATP-binding cassette domain-containing protein: MKYAIQAEGLAKRYSRTRALDGVDLQVPQGRILGVLGPNGAGKTTAVRVLATLVRPDGGGARVAGFDVVRQAHQVRSLIGLTGQYAAVDDTLTGAENLVMIGRLLGLTRAGARRRADGLLGRFALTEAGGRAAKTYSGGMRRRLDLAASLVGRPRVLFLDEPTAGLDPRSRTELWDVVRGLQDEGVTVLLTTQYLEEADQLADDIVVFDHGKVIAHGTPDGLKAALGGQVLEVRPVETTHLDLVRRVVADVLDVTPEVSQGQVTAPVRDPAAVPAIVRRLDDLDVVAAELSLRRASLDEVFLALTGRRAEDRRRDAEAAA, from the coding sequence ATGAAATATGCGATCCAGGCCGAGGGCCTGGCGAAACGGTACAGCCGGACACGGGCGCTCGACGGAGTGGACCTGCAGGTGCCCCAGGGCCGGATCCTGGGCGTCCTGGGCCCCAACGGGGCCGGGAAGACCACGGCGGTGCGGGTCCTGGCGACGCTCGTGCGGCCGGACGGGGGCGGGGCGCGCGTGGCGGGGTTCGACGTGGTCCGGCAGGCGCACCAGGTGCGCTCGCTGATCGGGCTGACCGGCCAGTACGCGGCCGTCGACGACACGCTGACCGGGGCCGAGAACCTCGTGATGATCGGCCGCCTGCTCGGCCTGACCAGGGCCGGCGCGCGGCGCCGGGCCGACGGCCTGCTCGGCCGCTTCGCGCTCACCGAGGCGGGCGGACGGGCGGCCAAGACCTACTCGGGCGGCATGCGCCGCCGGCTCGACCTCGCCGCGAGCCTCGTGGGCCGCCCCCGGGTGCTGTTCCTTGACGAGCCGACGGCCGGCCTCGACCCGCGCAGCCGCACCGAGCTGTGGGACGTCGTCCGCGGTCTCCAGGACGAGGGCGTGACCGTCCTGCTCACGACGCAGTATCTGGAGGAGGCCGACCAGCTCGCGGACGACATCGTCGTCTTCGACCACGGGAAGGTGATCGCGCACGGCACGCCGGACGGCCTGAAGGCGGCGCTCGGGGGCCAGGTCCTGGAGGTGCGGCCCGTCGAGACCACCCACCTCGACCTCGTCCGGCGTGTGGTGGCCGACGTGCTCGACGTCACGCCGGAGGTCTCCCAGGGCCAGGTCACGGCCCCGGTCCGCGACCCCGCGGCCGTCCCCGCGATCGTACGGCGTCTCGACGACCTCGACGTGGTCGCGGCGGAGCTGTCGCTGCGCCGGGCCAGCCTCGACGAGGTGTTCCTCGCGCTGACCGGGCGCCGCGCCGAGGACCGGCGGCGGGACGCGGAGGCCGCGGCGTGA
- a CDS encoding ABC transporter permease: MTTITRTAPAVAVAPRPGAGAALRHTMTLAWRGLVQIKHNPMELIDLSVQPIMFLLLFTYVFGGAIAGSTGDYLQFALPGLVAQNMLFASMTTAVGLNADIAKGVFDRLRSLPISRSAPLAGRIVADTLKQVWAFALFLGLGLVLGFRVHTGIAGVLGALALLLAFALAMSWTAVLVGVTAASMEKVQILMFSLMMPITFTSNAFVATDTMPSWLQRWVDVNPVSHLADAVRGLLGGGPVAPDATISLLWAAGIALVFAPLAVRAFRNRS; this comes from the coding sequence ATGACCACGATCACCCGGACCGCGCCCGCGGTCGCGGTGGCCCCCCGGCCGGGCGCGGGGGCCGCCCTGCGCCACACGATGACGCTCGCCTGGCGCGGCCTGGTGCAGATCAAGCACAACCCGATGGAGCTGATCGACCTCAGCGTGCAGCCCATCATGTTCCTGCTGCTGTTCACCTACGTGTTCGGCGGCGCGATCGCGGGATCCACGGGCGACTACCTGCAGTTCGCCCTGCCCGGCCTGGTCGCGCAGAACATGCTGTTCGCGAGCATGACCACGGCCGTCGGGCTCAACGCCGACATCGCCAAGGGCGTGTTCGACCGGCTGCGGAGTCTGCCGATCTCCCGCTCGGCCCCGCTCGCCGGGCGCATCGTCGCCGACACGCTGAAGCAGGTGTGGGCGTTCGCCCTGTTCCTCGGGCTGGGCCTGGTGCTGGGCTTCCGGGTGCACACGGGGATCGCCGGGGTGCTCGGCGCGCTCGCGCTGCTGCTGGCGTTCGCGCTCGCGATGTCGTGGACGGCGGTGCTGGTGGGAGTGACGGCGGCGAGCATGGAGAAGGTGCAGATCCTGATGTTCTCGCTGATGATGCCGATCACCTTCACCAGCAACGCCTTCGTCGCCACGGACACCATGCCGTCCTGGTTGCAGAGGTGGGTGGACGTCAATCCGGTCAGTCATCTGGCGGACGCCGTCCGCGGCCTGCTCGGCGGCGGGCCGGTCGCGCCGGACGCCACGATCTCGCTGCTGTGGGCCGCCGGCATCGCGCTCGTCTTCGCCCCGCTCGCCGTGCGCGCCTTCCGCAACCGGTCCTGA
- a CDS encoding ATP-binding protein: MQGDTPGSGMSFAVLGPLDVRRDGRPVEVGGQRLRALLTLLLLDAGRTVSTEALVAGVWDDRPPGGVGNALQALVSRLRATAGRGLVVGGPSGYRLAVSREQVDLHLFARLAREGAAALDAGDPGRAAGLLRQALGLWRGAPLTDLPSAEAEVARLVELRTTATENRVEAELALGRHADLVPELRTLVTAHPLRERLHGQLLRALYGAGRRVEALAAYEEARSVFAERLGADPSPALAGVHLAMLRGEPAAEGTRPSPAATPAGPGPAPPPANPPGVGSGGPRPPRRGNLKARLTSFVGRDDDVGRIGEILAADRLVTLLGPGGAGKTRLAVESAEAIAALVPDGVWLVELAPVGDAAEVPQAALTALGLRDTGLVPVRPVSARSSAPGGESGPVARIVSALAGRDTLIVLDNCEHVVGPAAALADRLLAECPGVRILATSREPLGITGERLWPVGPLGPDHAVRLFAERAAAVRPGYAVDGERDAVERICRELDGMPLAIELAAARLRTLTAGHIAERLGDRFRLLTAGSRTAMPRHRTLRAVVEWSWDLLDADERAFAARLAVFAGGATLEAAEQVCAGDLDVLGRLVDKSFVVFDGGRYRMLETIKAYAAERLAESGGELRVRRDHALFFAGLAETAEPHLRRSEQIEWLARLSAEHDNLSGALRWACDHGETDLALRLVGALGWYWWLSGHRLEGAQRSAEALVLAGGDGDPTRLALAHAVHGITSAGGEGNLRQAGESLAATIRYAREGRGGIASHPLVAVAVPIMSMFSGLHEEAESRLEPLLGHEDPWVAASARVFRAQLRFNAGRSEEGEADLVIALDRFRAVGDRWGVGNCLSVLAETNAMRGDLRAAVLLMEEAVALLEEVGAVEETPYLRTRLAVTLDAAGDREAAQAALRETERLCDATGDPIGLAGARHVRGDFARADGDHGTARRLYDEALRLLGAGWMIPQFEATLTTSLGMLAEQEGDVAAARVLHDKALAIAVRSHDAPVIGHVLVGHAALAARDGDHARAAVLLGGAEAVRGFVHDLSVDHRRVADAVRAAIGAGGFARCRERGRGLSRDEVLALASGGA; encoded by the coding sequence ATGCAGGGGGACACGCCGGGATCGGGCATGAGCTTCGCCGTCCTGGGCCCCCTCGACGTGCGGCGCGACGGGCGGCCGGTCGAGGTCGGCGGGCAGCGGCTGCGGGCCCTGCTGACGCTCCTGCTGCTCGACGCCGGCCGCACCGTCTCCACCGAGGCGCTCGTGGCGGGGGTCTGGGACGACCGTCCGCCCGGCGGCGTCGGGAACGCCCTGCAGGCGCTGGTGTCCCGGCTCCGGGCCACCGCCGGTCGCGGCCTCGTCGTCGGCGGGCCGTCCGGATACCGCCTGGCCGTCTCGCGTGAACAGGTGGACCTCCACCTGTTCGCCCGCCTCGCGAGGGAGGGGGCGGCCGCACTGGACGCGGGCGACCCGGGCCGCGCCGCCGGCCTGCTGCGTCAGGCGCTCGGCCTGTGGCGCGGCGCCCCGCTGACCGATCTGCCGAGCGCCGAGGCCGAGGTGGCGCGGCTGGTGGAGCTCAGGACCACGGCCACCGAGAACCGTGTCGAGGCGGAGCTGGCCCTGGGACGGCACGCCGACCTGGTCCCGGAGCTGCGGACACTCGTCACCGCCCACCCGCTGCGGGAGCGGCTGCACGGGCAGCTCCTGCGCGCCCTCTACGGAGCGGGCCGCCGGGTCGAGGCGCTGGCCGCCTACGAGGAGGCCCGGTCGGTGTTCGCGGAGCGGCTCGGGGCCGACCCCTCGCCCGCGCTGGCCGGGGTCCACCTCGCGATGCTGAGGGGCGAGCCCGCCGCGGAGGGGACGCGGCCGTCACCGGCCGCGACGCCCGCCGGGCCCGGTCCGGCGCCGCCGCCCGCGAATCCGCCCGGGGTAGGTTCCGGCGGCCCGCGGCCGCCGCGCCGGGGCAACCTGAAAGCCCGGCTGACCAGCTTCGTCGGCCGGGACGACGACGTCGGCCGCATCGGTGAGATCCTCGCCGCCGACCGCCTGGTCACGCTGCTCGGCCCGGGCGGGGCGGGCAAGACGAGGCTCGCGGTGGAGTCCGCCGAGGCGATCGCCGCGCTCGTGCCCGACGGGGTCTGGCTGGTCGAGCTGGCACCGGTCGGCGACGCGGCGGAGGTGCCGCAGGCCGCGCTGACCGCGCTCGGCCTGCGCGACACCGGCCTGGTGCCCGTCCGCCCGGTGTCCGCCAGGTCGTCCGCGCCGGGTGGGGAGTCCGGCCCGGTGGCCCGCATCGTCTCCGCCTTGGCGGGGCGCGACACGCTGATCGTGCTGGACAACTGTGAACACGTGGTCGGGCCGGCCGCGGCGCTCGCCGACCGGCTCCTCGCCGAATGTCCCGGCGTGCGGATCCTCGCCACCAGCCGGGAGCCGCTCGGGATCACCGGCGAGCGGCTGTGGCCGGTCGGGCCGCTCGGCCCCGATCACGCCGTGCGGCTGTTCGCCGAGCGGGCGGCCGCCGTACGCCCCGGTTATGCGGTGGACGGCGAGCGCGACGCCGTGGAGCGCATCTGCCGTGAGCTCGACGGCATGCCGCTCGCCATCGAACTGGCCGCCGCCCGGCTCCGCACGCTGACGGCCGGCCACATCGCCGAGCGGCTCGGCGACCGGTTCCGGCTGCTCACCGCGGGAAGCCGTACGGCCATGCCGCGGCACAGGACGCTCCGCGCCGTCGTGGAGTGGAGCTGGGACCTGCTCGACGCCGACGAGCGGGCGTTCGCCGCGCGGCTGGCGGTGTTCGCGGGCGGCGCCACGCTGGAGGCCGCGGAGCAGGTCTGCGCGGGCGACCTCGACGTGCTCGGCAGGCTGGTGGACAAGTCGTTCGTGGTGTTCGACGGCGGGCGCTACCGCATGCTGGAGACGATCAAGGCGTACGCCGCGGAACGGCTGGCGGAGTCGGGCGGGGAGCTGCGGGTGCGGCGCGACCACGCCTTGTTCTTCGCCGGCCTCGCCGAGACCGCCGAGCCGCACCTGCGGCGGAGCGAGCAGATCGAGTGGCTGGCCCGGCTGTCGGCCGAGCACGACAATCTGTCGGGGGCGCTCAGATGGGCCTGCGACCACGGCGAGACCGACCTCGCGCTACGCCTGGTCGGCGCGCTCGGCTGGTACTGGTGGCTGTCCGGCCACCGGCTGGAGGGCGCGCAGCGGTCGGCGGAGGCGCTGGTCCTGGCGGGCGGCGACGGCGACCCGACGCGGCTGGCGCTGGCCCACGCGGTGCACGGCATCACCAGTGCGGGCGGGGAGGGGAACCTGCGGCAGGCCGGGGAGAGCCTGGCGGCCACGATCCGGTACGCGCGCGAGGGCCGGGGAGGCATCGCTTCGCACCCGCTTGTGGCGGTCGCGGTGCCGATCATGTCGATGTTCTCCGGCCTGCACGAGGAGGCCGAGTCCCGGCTGGAGCCGCTGCTGGGGCACGAGGACCCCTGGGTGGCCGCCTCCGCCCGCGTCTTCCGCGCCCAGCTGCGCTTCAACGCGGGCCGGTCCGAGGAGGGCGAGGCCGACCTGGTCATCGCGCTCGACCGGTTCAGGGCGGTCGGAGACCGGTGGGGAGTGGGGAACTGCCTCAGCGTGCTCGCGGAGACGAACGCCATGCGCGGCGATCTTCGGGCCGCGGTGCTCCTGATGGAGGAGGCGGTCGCGCTCCTGGAGGAGGTCGGGGCCGTCGAGGAGACGCCGTACCTGCGGACCCGCCTGGCCGTCACGCTGGACGCGGCGGGCGACCGGGAGGCCGCCCAGGCGGCTCTGCGTGAGACCGAGCGACTGTGCGACGCCACCGGCGACCCCATCGGGCTGGCCGGAGCGCGGCACGTGCGGGGCGACTTCGCCCGCGCGGACGGCGACCACGGGACGGCGCGGCGCCTGTACGACGAGGCGCTGCGGCTGCTCGGAGCCGGGTGGATGATCCCGCAGTTCGAGGCGACGCTGACGACCTCCCTCGGCATGCTGGCCGAGCAGGAGGGCGACGTCGCGGCGGCCCGCGTTTTGCACGACAAGGCGCTGGCCATCGCCGTGCGGTCCCACGACGCCCCGGTCATCGGGCACGTCCTCGTCGGGCACGCGGCGCTCGCCGCCCGCGACGGCGACCACGCGCGGGCCGCCGTCCTGCTCGGCGGGGCGGAGGCCGTCCGCGGGTTCGTCCACGACCTCAGCGTCGACCACCGGAGGGTGGCCGACGCCGTACGGGCCGCGATCGGGGCAGGGGGGTTCGCCCGGTGCCGCGAGCGCGGGCGCGGCCTGAGCCGCGATGAGGTGCTGGCCCTCGCGTCCGGTGGTGCGTGA
- a CDS encoding YbhB/YbcL family Raf kinase inhibitor-like protein, whose product MGSPRKSAVARAAVTVTAFTLAASGCGILGGGSPRNLDVISVSSPQFRDGAPLPDDYSCKGGQGNPPLRWSGTSGAKSVALVVDDSSPLSGPEVHWVVYDIDPATTELGMNDVPRGARQGRTTSGKVGYAPPCRADGSYRFTVYALNAKLDLQQGADLAQTLEGIASHTIARGRLTANTIE is encoded by the coding sequence ATGGGGTCGCCGAGAAAATCAGCGGTCGCGCGAGCCGCCGTCACGGTGACGGCGTTCACGCTGGCCGCGTCGGGCTGCGGAATCCTGGGCGGGGGATCGCCGAGGAACCTCGACGTCATCAGCGTGTCGAGCCCGCAGTTCCGCGACGGCGCCCCCCTGCCGGACGACTACTCCTGCAAGGGGGGGCAGGGCAACCCGCCTCTCCGCTGGTCGGGCACGTCGGGCGCCAAGTCGGTGGCCCTCGTGGTCGACGACAGCAGTCCTCTCAGCGGCCCGGAGGTGCACTGGGTGGTGTACGACATCGACCCCGCGACGACGGAGCTGGGCATGAACGACGTCCCCCGGGGTGCCCGGCAGGGGAGGACGACGAGCGGGAAGGTGGGCTATGCGCCCCCATGCCGGGCCGACGGCAGCTACCGTTTCACTGTCTACGCCTTGAACGCGAAGCTCGACCTGCAGCAGGGGGCCGACCTCGCGCAGACTCTGGAGGGCATCGCGAGTCACACCATCGCCCGTGGGCGCCTCACGGCGAACACGATCGAGTGA